The following are encoded in a window of Poecile atricapillus isolate bPoeAtr1 chromosome 21, bPoeAtr1.hap1, whole genome shotgun sequence genomic DNA:
- the LOC131587115 gene encoding transient receptor potential cation channel subfamily V member 1-like isoform X1, which translates to MSSILGKMKKFGSFDMEESEVTDEHVDGEDSVQETPDNPQGQLSTKVQPAKSNIFARRGRFVMGDSDKDMAPMDSFCQMDHLTAPSVIKFHVNLERGKLHKLLSTDSITGCSEKAFKFYDRRRIFDAVAQGNTKDLSDLLLYLNRTFKHLTDEEFKEPETGKTCLLKAMLNLHDGKNDTIPLLLDIARKTGTLKEFVNAEYTDNYYKGQTALHIAIERRNMYLVKLLVQNGADVHARACGEFFRKIKGKSGFYFGELPLSLAACTNQLCIVKFLLENPYQAANITAEDSMGNMVLHTLVEIADNTKDNTKFVTKMYNNILILGAKINPILKLEELTNKKGLTPLTLAAKTGKIGIFAYILRREIKDPECRHLSRKFTEWAYGPVHSSLYDLSCIDTCEKNSVLEILAYSSETPNRHEMLLVEPLNRLLQDKWDRFVKHLFYFNFFVYTMHITILTAAAYYRPVQKNEKPPFTFGYSTGEYFRVAGEILSVMGGLYFFFRGIQYFVQRRPSLRTLIVDGYSEVLFFVHSLLLLSSVVLYFCGQELYVASMVFSLALGWANMLYYTRGFQQMGIYSVMIAKMILRDLCRFMFVYLVFLLGFSTAVVTLIEDDNEGQDTNISDYSRCCHTKRGRTSYNSLYYTCLELFKFTIGMGDLEFTENYRFKSVFVILLVLYVILTYILLLNMLIALMGETVNKIAQESKSIWKLQRAITILDIENSYLNCLRHSFRSGKQVLVGITPDGQDDYRWCFRVDEVNWSTWNTNLGIINEDPGYSGDLRRNPSFSIKPGRVSGKHWKTLVPLLKDGEKRREEPHKLPEEVKLKPVLEPFFEPEDSEVLKESIPKSV; encoded by the exons ATGTCCTCCATTCTTGGGAAGATGAAGAAGTTTGGCAGTTTTGACATGGAGGAATCTGAAGTGACAGATGAACACGTGGATGGGGAGGACTCTGTCCAGGAAACCCCTGACAACCCCCAGGGCCAACTCAGCACCAAGGTGCAACCTGCCAAAAGCAACATTTTTGCAAGACGGGGCCGCTTTGTGATGGGGGACAGTGACAAGGACATGGCTCCCATGGACTCCTTCTGCCAGATGGATCACCTGACGGCACCTTCTGTCATCAAATTCCATGTGAATTTGGAGAGGGGCAAACTTCACAA GCTCCTATCTACAGATTCCATCACAGGCTGCTCAGAAAAAGCTTTCAAATTTTATGACCGCAGAAGGATCTTTGATGCTGTAGCCCAAGGCAACACAAAGGACCTCAGTGACCTGCTACTCTACCTTAATAGAACCTTCAAGCATCTCACAGATGAGGAGTTCAAAG agCCTGAAACTGGCAAAACCTGTTTACTGAAAGCCATGCTTAATCTACATGATGGGAAAAATGATACCATTCCCTTGCTGCTGGATATTGCCAGGAAAACTGGAACTCTGAAAGAGTTTGTTAATGCAGAATATACTGACAACTACTACAAGG GCCAGACTGCTCTTCACATCGCCATCGAGAGGAGGAACATGTACCTGGTGAAACTCTTGGTCCAGAATGGAGCAGATGTTCATGCCAGAGCCTGTGGGGAGTTCTTCAGGAAAATCAAAGGGAAATCTGGCTTTTATTTTG GAGAGCTTCCTTTGTCCCTGGCTGCCTGTACCAACCAGCTCTGCATTGTGAAATTCCTCCTGGAGAATCCCTACCAGGCAGCCAACATCACTGCTGAGGACTCCATGGGCAACATGGTCCTGCACACACTGGTGGAGATTGCAGATAACACAAAGGATAACACCAAGTTTGTAACCAAGATGTATAATAACATATTGATCCTTGGTGCCAAAATTAATCCCATCCTCAAGCTGGAAGAACTCACCAACAAGAAAGGGTTGACTCCTTTAACTCTGGCAGCCAAAACAGGGAAGATAGGG ATTTTCGCTTACATCCTCAGACGGGAGATCAAAGACCCTGAGTGCAGACACTTGTCCAGGAAGTTCACTGAATGGGCCTATGGACCTGTCCACTCCTCTCTTTATGACCTGTCCTGTATAGACACCTGTGAGAAAAATTCAGTGCTTGAGATCCTTGCCTACAGCAGTGAGACACCA AACCGTCATGAGATGCTGCTGGTGGAACCCCTTAACAGGCTGCTGCAAGACAAGTGGGACCGGTTTGTCAAGCACTTGTTTTACTTCAACTTCTTTGTGTACACCATGCACATCACCATCCTCACTGCAGCTGCTTACTACAGACCTGTACAGAAGAATGAAAAG CCTCCCTTCACCTTTGGTTACAgcactggggaatattttcgAGTTGCTGGAGAGATCCTGAGTGTAATGGGAggcctgtatttttttttcagaggg ATCCAGTATTTCGTGCAGAGGCGCCCATCACTCAGGACACTGATAGTTGATGGCTACAGTGAGGTTCTTTT CTTTGTccactccctgctcctgctgagctctgtggtGCTGTACTTCTGTGGCCAGGAGCTCTATGTGGCTTCCATGGTGTTCTCCTTGGCCCTGGGCTGGGCCAACATGCTCTACTACACCCGGGGCTTCCAGCAGATGGGAATTTACTCCGTCATGATCGCCAAG ATGATTCTTAGAGATTTATGTCGCTTCATGTTTGTCTATCTCGTATTCCTCTTGGGATTTTCTACAG CTGTGGTGACTTTGATTGAAGATGACAACGAGGGGCAGGACACAAATATCTCTGACTATTCCCGGTGCTGCCACACAAAACGAGGCCGCACCTCCTACAACAGCCTCTACTACACCTGCCTGGAGCTCTTCAAGTTCACCATTGGCATGGGGGACCTGGAGTTCACAGAGAACTACAGATTCAAGTCTGTGTTTGTCATCCTGCTGGTGCTCTATGTCATCCTCACCTACATCCTCCTGCTCAACATGCTCATTGCACTGATGGGGGAGACTGTCAACAAAATTGCACAGGAGAGCAAGAGCATCTGGAAACTCCAG AGAGCCATCACAATCCTGGACATTGAGAACAGCTACCTGAACTGCCTGAGGCACTCGTTCCGCTCTGGGAAGCAAGTCTTGGTGGGGATCACACCTGATGGCCAAGATGATTACAGATGGTGCTTCAG GGTTGATGAAGTGAACTGGTCCACGTGGAACACTAACCTGGGCATAATCAATGAAGACCCTGGGTACTCTGGGGACCTCAGACGAAATCCCAGTTTCTCCATAAAGCCTGGCAGAG tTTCAGGGAAGCACTGGAAAACATTGGTTCCACTTCTAAAAGatggagagaagaggagagaagagcCTCACAAGCTGCCAGAAGAAGTCAAATTAAAACCCGTTTTGGAACCTTTTTTTGAGCCAGAAGATTCTGAGGTGTTGAAAGAATCAATTCCAAAGTCAGTCTAA
- the LOC131587115 gene encoding transient receptor potential cation channel subfamily V member 1-like isoform X2: MLNLHDGKNDTIPLLLDIARKTGTLKEFVNAEYTDNYYKGQTALHIAIERRNMYLVKLLVQNGADVHARACGEFFRKIKGKSGFYFGELPLSLAACTNQLCIVKFLLENPYQAANITAEDSMGNMVLHTLVEIADNTKDNTKFVTKMYNNILILGAKINPILKLEELTNKKGLTPLTLAAKTGKIGIFAYILRREIKDPECRHLSRKFTEWAYGPVHSSLYDLSCIDTCEKNSVLEILAYSSETPNRHEMLLVEPLNRLLQDKWDRFVKHLFYFNFFVYTMHITILTAAAYYRPVQKNEKPPFTFGYSTGEYFRVAGEILSVMGGLYFFFRGIQYFVQRRPSLRTLIVDGYSEVLFFVHSLLLLSSVVLYFCGQELYVASMVFSLALGWANMLYYTRGFQQMGIYSVMIAKMILRDLCRFMFVYLVFLLGFSTAVVTLIEDDNEGQDTNISDYSRCCHTKRGRTSYNSLYYTCLELFKFTIGMGDLEFTENYRFKSVFVILLVLYVILTYILLLNMLIALMGETVNKIAQESKSIWKLQRAITILDIENSYLNCLRHSFRSGKQVLVGITPDGQDDYRWCFRVDEVNWSTWNTNLGIINEDPGYSGDLRRNPSFSIKPGRVSGKHWKTLVPLLKDGEKRREEPHKLPEEVKLKPVLEPFFEPEDSEVLKESIPKSV; encoded by the exons ATGCTTAATCTACATGATGGGAAAAATGATACCATTCCCTTGCTGCTGGATATTGCCAGGAAAACTGGAACTCTGAAAGAGTTTGTTAATGCAGAATATACTGACAACTACTACAAGG GCCAGACTGCTCTTCACATCGCCATCGAGAGGAGGAACATGTACCTGGTGAAACTCTTGGTCCAGAATGGAGCAGATGTTCATGCCAGAGCCTGTGGGGAGTTCTTCAGGAAAATCAAAGGGAAATCTGGCTTTTATTTTG GAGAGCTTCCTTTGTCCCTGGCTGCCTGTACCAACCAGCTCTGCATTGTGAAATTCCTCCTGGAGAATCCCTACCAGGCAGCCAACATCACTGCTGAGGACTCCATGGGCAACATGGTCCTGCACACACTGGTGGAGATTGCAGATAACACAAAGGATAACACCAAGTTTGTAACCAAGATGTATAATAACATATTGATCCTTGGTGCCAAAATTAATCCCATCCTCAAGCTGGAAGAACTCACCAACAAGAAAGGGTTGACTCCTTTAACTCTGGCAGCCAAAACAGGGAAGATAGGG ATTTTCGCTTACATCCTCAGACGGGAGATCAAAGACCCTGAGTGCAGACACTTGTCCAGGAAGTTCACTGAATGGGCCTATGGACCTGTCCACTCCTCTCTTTATGACCTGTCCTGTATAGACACCTGTGAGAAAAATTCAGTGCTTGAGATCCTTGCCTACAGCAGTGAGACACCA AACCGTCATGAGATGCTGCTGGTGGAACCCCTTAACAGGCTGCTGCAAGACAAGTGGGACCGGTTTGTCAAGCACTTGTTTTACTTCAACTTCTTTGTGTACACCATGCACATCACCATCCTCACTGCAGCTGCTTACTACAGACCTGTACAGAAGAATGAAAAG CCTCCCTTCACCTTTGGTTACAgcactggggaatattttcgAGTTGCTGGAGAGATCCTGAGTGTAATGGGAggcctgtatttttttttcagaggg ATCCAGTATTTCGTGCAGAGGCGCCCATCACTCAGGACACTGATAGTTGATGGCTACAGTGAGGTTCTTTT CTTTGTccactccctgctcctgctgagctctgtggtGCTGTACTTCTGTGGCCAGGAGCTCTATGTGGCTTCCATGGTGTTCTCCTTGGCCCTGGGCTGGGCCAACATGCTCTACTACACCCGGGGCTTCCAGCAGATGGGAATTTACTCCGTCATGATCGCCAAG ATGATTCTTAGAGATTTATGTCGCTTCATGTTTGTCTATCTCGTATTCCTCTTGGGATTTTCTACAG CTGTGGTGACTTTGATTGAAGATGACAACGAGGGGCAGGACACAAATATCTCTGACTATTCCCGGTGCTGCCACACAAAACGAGGCCGCACCTCCTACAACAGCCTCTACTACACCTGCCTGGAGCTCTTCAAGTTCACCATTGGCATGGGGGACCTGGAGTTCACAGAGAACTACAGATTCAAGTCTGTGTTTGTCATCCTGCTGGTGCTCTATGTCATCCTCACCTACATCCTCCTGCTCAACATGCTCATTGCACTGATGGGGGAGACTGTCAACAAAATTGCACAGGAGAGCAAGAGCATCTGGAAACTCCAG AGAGCCATCACAATCCTGGACATTGAGAACAGCTACCTGAACTGCCTGAGGCACTCGTTCCGCTCTGGGAAGCAAGTCTTGGTGGGGATCACACCTGATGGCCAAGATGATTACAGATGGTGCTTCAG GGTTGATGAAGTGAACTGGTCCACGTGGAACACTAACCTGGGCATAATCAATGAAGACCCTGGGTACTCTGGGGACCTCAGACGAAATCCCAGTTTCTCCATAAAGCCTGGCAGAG tTTCAGGGAAGCACTGGAAAACATTGGTTCCACTTCTAAAAGatggagagaagaggagagaagagcCTCACAAGCTGCCAGAAGAAGTCAAATTAAAACCCGTTTTGGAACCTTTTTTTGAGCCAGAAGATTCTGAGGTGTTGAAAGAATCAATTCCAAAGTCAGTCTAA